In Rhodococcus qingshengii JCM 15477, the sequence CGGTTCGATGAACCCCGGCAGAACAGCGGCACCTCCGACGTCGACGACGCGGGTATCCGGCCCCACCAGTTTCTCGACGTCCGTGCGCGCGCCGACGGCTGTGATCCGGCCGCCCGTCACGGCGAGCGCCTGGGCGCGTGGTGATTCCTCGTGCATGGTCACGATGTCGCCGTACAGAACCAGATCAGCAGCCATGGTCAGTCCTTATCGGTTGTCCGCGTACGCCTGTAGGTGTGCCACCTGCTCGGAATCGAGTGAGGGACGTACCTTCTCACGGGCGGTTGCCACGTCCGCGGCCGTCACGTCGGCCGCGTCCATGCTCCGACGCATGGCGGCGAGTGCAGCCTCACGCAGGAGAGCCGAGCAGTCTGCTGCCGAGTATCCCTCGAGATCGACGGCCAGAATGTCCAAATCGACATCTTCGGCGAGCGGTACCGACTTGCCGGAAGCACGCAGAATCGCTTTGCGGGCCTCCGCATCCGGCGGCGGTACGAATACGAGACGTTCGAGTCTGCCGGGGCGCAAGAGAGCCGGGTCGATCAGATCCGGTCGATTGGTGGCGCCCAACACCACGACGTCGCGTAGCGGTTCGACGCCGTCGAGTTCGGTCAGCAACGCGGCTACGACGCGATCCGACACCCCGGAGTCGGAACTTTGACCACGACGCGGGGCAAGGGCGTCGATTTCGTCGAGGAAGATCAACGACGGCGCCGAATCGCGTGCGCGCTGGAACAACTCTCTTACGGCCTTTTCGGAGGCGCCGACCCACTTGTCCATCAGCTCTGCGCCTTTCACGGCATGAACGCTGAGGTGCCCCGAGCTGGCAAGGGCACGAACGAGATACGTCTTGCCGCAGCCAGGAGGGCCGTAGAGGAGCACGCCGCGGGGTGGGTCGACACCGAGGCGCGCGAAGGAGTCGGGGTGCTGCAGCGGCCACAACACCGCCTCGGTGAGCGCCTGTTTGGTTTCGACCATGTCGCCGACGTCGTCGAGGGTGACGCTGCCGATCGACAGTTCTTCGGTACTCGAACGAGACAGTGGCCGAATCACTTCGAGGGCACCGACAAGATCTTCCTGCGTGATCTCCGGAGAATCACCGGATTTGGACGCCCGCGTCGCCGCTCGCAAGGCAGCTTCACGGCAGAGCGCCGCGAGGTCGGCGACCACGAATCCGGGTGCGCGCGAGGCGATGGCGTCGAGTTCGAGGGTTCCGGTGGGCACGCGGCGGAGCAGGAGTTCGAGCAACGCCTTGCGGGTTGCGCCGTCCGGCAGGGTAAGTGCGAGTTCTCGATCGCAGAGATCCTGGCCGCGAAGGCGCGCGTCGACGGTCTCCGGATGGGCGGAGGTCGCGACGAATGCCACGCCCGGGGTTGCGACGGCGCTGCGCAGTTGTTCGAGGATCAGTGCGGACACCGGTTCCGCGGTGGCCGGAAGCAGAGCGTCGATGTCACTGATCAGCAGTACACCACCGCCGCGCACGGCAGCAACGGCGTCGACGATTCGCTGCAGGCGGGTATTCGCCTCGGTGGCACCGACTCCCGGGCCGTCGAGTTCGACCAGTTTGCGCGAGGACAGGACCGAGCGGGCCAACGTGGCTTTGCCTACGCCGGCGGGGCCCGTGATGAGGACGCCGAGGTGCGGGGAGGCGCCGAGCGTACGGAGCAGTTCTGGTTCGTCGAGTGCCAGGCCGAGCCACTCGGTCAGCTTGGCTGCCTGCGCTTGCGCGCCGACGAGGTGATCCAGCGGAACCGACGGTGCAGGCTCGATCGCGACGGCGGCCGGACTGGAAACAAGCGCACTCGGTGTCAGTGTGCCCGCCGAGCCGGAACCCCAGTTGACTGCCGAATTCGGCTGGACGCTGACCGGACCACCGGCAGGTTCGACGGCCGTGACGGTGAGCAGTTCGGATGTCCACGCGACGCCGAAGGTACGGGAAAGCGCTTGGGTGGCTTCGGAAGTGCTCGTACCCGGACCGAGATCGCGGGGGAGGAGCGAGACCGTGTCGCCGACGCTGACGACCTTGCCCAGAAGAGCTTGTCGCAGAACCGTCGAGCTGATCGAATTTGTCGCCATGGACGAGCCGGTGACGGAGACGGATCGCGCTCCGTACACCGTCACCGGACCGACCACGACGGAAGAGTTCTCGGTCAGGCCGACGTTCGACATGGTGACGTCGTCGAGAAGGATCGTGCCTGCCGGGGTTCCGGTGGGTGCACGGCCCGCGACGGTCGCGGTGCCGCGGGCTCCCATGAGTGCGATGGCATCCCATTCGCGGATGCCCAACGCCGCCAACGCTTCGGGGTGCAAGCGCACGACCCCGCGGCGTAGGTCGGCGGCAGAGGTGTTGAGTCGAACGGTGAGGGCGAGTTCCGGCGAAGTCACCTCTCGAGAGTACGTCGTGGACTAGCGGGGTCGCCGCAATCCGAGACGAGCGGCCGAGCGGCGGCCACCGACGTTGGGTTGGCGTCGGATCGCGCGGCGTTCGGAAGGCTTGATGTCCCAGGTTTCGGGACGTGCTGCCACCCACCGCTTCGAGTGCACGGCAAACGGGATGTGCACCAGGTAGATCGCGATGAGAACGATCAGCAGGATGTACGGGTAGGTGATGAGTGCGGCTGCAGCCAACGTCACCAGGACGAGCAGGCCGGCCGCCATGTGCGGCGGCACGGATACCGACTTCATCGCCAGGGTCGGGATGCGGCTGACGATCAGTGCAGCCGAGAAGAGCGTCCACACGATGACGACGAAGTGCGAAGACCACCAGCCGTCACCCCACTGAGCCGTCGCGGCCAGGGGAGTGAGGGCGATGAGTGCGCCGGCCGGAGCCGGAACGCCGACGAAGTACTCACGTGCATACGCGGGGACGTCGTCGTCGTCGAGCAGGGTGTTGAAACGTGCGAGTCGCAACACGATGCTGACCGCGTAGATCAACGCGATGATCCAGCCGATGCTGGTGCCGTCCAGCAAGGTCACGTACAGGACCAGGGCCGGGGCGACGCCGAAGGAGATGGAGTCGGCCAGTGAGTCGAGTTCGGCGCCGATCTTGCTGGTGGCGTCGAGCAGTCGCGCGATGCGGCCGTCGAGTGAATCGAGGACGGCAGCGGCGCCGATCATCGCGAGCGAGGTACCGGGTTGTCCGTCGAGAGCGAATTTGACGGCGGACAGCCCGGCGCACAGCGCCAGGATGGTGATGACGGACGGCAGCAACCGCACCGCCTGGGTGCGTTTGGGCATCTTCGCGCCGGGTTGGGCTGCTCCCGGCTTCTTCACGGCTGACTTCATCTTCGGCGTCTTCACGGCAGTTGCGCGATAACTGTTTCAGCACCGATCGTGCGTTGTCCCGGCTCGACCACGAGTGTGGTTCCGGCGGGGAAATAGGTGTCGACGCGTGAGCCGAAACGGATCAGTCCGTACGTGTCGCCGATCGGCAGGACGTCACCGACACCGGCGTAGCAGACGATGCGGCGTGCAAGCAGTCCCGCGATCTGGACAACCGCAACGTCGTGACCATCGGCGGTTTCGATCAGCATGCTGTTGCGCTCGTTGACCTCGCTGGCGTCGGCGAGATCTGCGGAGAGGAACTTGCCTGCCTGGTGAACGACCTCTTTGACCGTTCCACCGACAGGGCTGCGCTGGACATGCACGTCGAGAACCGACAGGAAGATGCTGACGCGCGGGCGCGGCTCGCTTCCGAGATTGAGCTCGGCGGGCGGAACGGCGTTGTCGACCAACGCCACCTCGCCGTCGGCGGGTGCGACGACGACGCCGATGCGGTTGGGCGGCACCCGGTGCGGGTGACGGAAGAACGTGGCGCATGCGGCGGCGGTGGTCAGACCGGCTCGGCGCACCCACTTACGGTTGCGGCCCAGAGCTGCAACTCCCAGCGGGGCCAGCACGAACGGCAGGCCGGCGGGATGAAGTGGCGGAATCGCATGGCGAACCAGATCGACGATATGTCCGATCCCGGTGGGTTGCGGGGTTCCGGGGGGTGTGGGTCGGCGTGCCACAGGCTCCTCTAACTACTCGGTAGGTCTTCTGCTGGTCGCACTGACAGTACGGGGTGGTAGAACATCCATAGATTACGTGAACGCCTTCTCTCCTACAGGCTGTAATGGCATCAAGTACGAGTAGTACCCGACACAGTCGCCGGTGCGTATCGCCAGCGGGAGCGTCGCACCGCTTACTCGGATCACCAGTTGCCGCCCCGGTTGGGCTGCGGCGGCGTCGCGCAGTCGCTGCCGGTCGACCAGTACTCGGAACTTCTCACGGGGATCCGTTCCGCCCGGATCCACCCGGGCACCACCGTCTTCGCCGACGCTGACGACGGCACTGTCCTCGGTGCCGTTGAGCAGGGCGGCAAGGTGGTCGCCGCTCAGTTCGACGGCGTTGTGGTGCTCGCGCAGGATTCGGTGATCGGGGAACTCTCCGTCCTCGATCAGGGGGCTGGACACCTCACCTCCCGGATACGACGCAGTCACCGTGCGCGCGGAGAAAGTCAGCGTCACGACGCCGGCGACGTCGCGCAACAATCGCGCGAAGGTGACGGGAACGACAGCGGACACCGTCAGAGCGGAGTGAACTGTCACCTCGGCGACCGCGAGCCGGTACTGATCAGTGGTGACAAACGCAGCGACGCCGTCGTGAATGTCGAGGTGGACGCCGCGAAGTATCGGGAACTCCGATTCCTCGTTCACGGCGAACAGCACGGCGTCGAGTGCGCGTCGTAGATCCCACGAGTCGATGTCCACGCCGCCGGAGATAGGTAGCGCGTCGATCAGGCGGTGGATTCGTCCCAGTTCGGCCCGGGCGTCGGCGAGACCGTCCTCGAGGTTGCGCAGATGGGCGTCGAGGCACGAATGGGGTTCCGGTCCGGTCAGGACGGCCATCATGTCGCGGATCGGAACACCGACGCGCCGCATACCGGCGATCACGCGTGCGTCGCGGAGTTGGTCGTCGGTGTACCAGCGGTAACCGGTGTGCGGATCGACGGAATGCGGGACGAGCACGCCTTCCTTGTCGTAGAACCGCAGCGCGCTGATCGGGAGCGCCGACGCCCTGGACATCTCGCCGATCGTCAAGAGGGCGGAACTAGTGGTCACGGATCAATTCTGCCCGCAGTCGCTCGATAGCGCCCCTGATCATCCGGCCGTAACCGTCGTCGGCGAGTGTGCCGACCGACGCCTCGGCCTTCGTCAGATGCTCGACGGCCTCGGCGTCGCGTCCGAGTTTGCGGTAGTCGGCAGCCAGGTTGAGGTGCAGCGATGGATAGAAACCGGCGACCTGCAGCGATGCGTGGTGTTCCTGGGCTCGCGCGTCGGTCAACGAATCTGCAGCGTCGAGGGCGCGCAGGTCCCAGCAGAGCTCTTGAGCCGGATCGTCTTGAACGTCGGCCATGTAGTGCGCGAGGGAGACGATGTGGAGCGCATCGGGGGCGGCGCTGATCTCTTCCCACACCTTCTCGAACGCAGAGCGAGCCCCGGCTCGATCGCCGGAGCTCGCCAATTCTTGTGCCTGCGCTATCTGTGTCATCACGGGATCCATGGAACGGATCCTGATGCCTCGACCAGGTCGAGGGTCAAGCAGAGGTGCGTGCAGCCGCCTCGGCCTCGCTCTTCACACGCTTCAAGGTGGCATTCATGCCTTCAACGAGCTCGACCTCGAAGTCGGCGTTTCCGCCCAGGACGGTCTTGACGAGGAACTGCGAGACCTTCGACGTTCCGGTGGGAGCCTCGCGACGCTCGGTCACTTTGGTGCCGGTAGCGGTCGGCTCGAGTTCGTAGGACCAGATCGTGCGGTTCTCCGCGATGCGGAACGCCACCGACTTGTTGGGCTCGAAGCGAACGACCTTCGACGACGTCGGCCAGACCAGCAGGCCCTTGCGGTTGACGTTGATCGTCTTGGCGCCCTCACGCACGGTCCCGCCGATTACCTTCATCACCTTGCACTGGGGGCTCCATTCGCCCATGCGCTGCAGGTCGGCGACGATTGCCCACACGTCCTGCGGTGATGCGTCGATGTCGATGCTTGCTTCGAGGGTGTTGGACACAGTCTCTCCAGTCGAGTTGATGCTACGTAAAGTTACAAACACTTTTGTCGATCGTAAGCGATCCGTCAATGGACCATGTGTGTCAGGTCACTGTACGGCCGTCCAACAGGGTCGTGCGGGAACACGCGCGGTGGTAGCGGACAATGGTTCGCGCACGTATGACGATCCATCCGACTGGAGTACCGAGAAGTGAACAGCGACGCCGCGACGCAGGATGGCCTCAAGCGAGGGCTGACAGCGCGCCATATCCGCTTCATCGCCCTCGGATCAGCCATCGGAACCGGACTGTTCTACGGCAGCGCCGAGGCCATCAAACGAGCCGGCCCGTCGGTGCTCCTGGCCTACCTGATCGGCGGTATCGCGGTCTACCTGGTGTTGCGAGCGCTCGGCGAGATGGCGGTCCGTAACCCGGTTTCCGGTTCGTTCAGCGAGTACGCGAACAAGCACCTCGGACCACTCGCCGGTTTCATGACCGGGTGGACGTACACGTTCGAGATGGTGATCGTGTGCCTCGCCGACGTCACCGCCTTCGGCCTGTACATGCAGTTCTGGTTCCCGGACGTACCGAGATGGATCTGGGTTCTGGCTGTCGTCTTCTTCATCGGCGCGATAAACCTGTTGAGCGTCAAGGTGTTCGGCGAACTGGAATTCTGGTTCACGCTCGTGAAGATCACCGCCATCATCGCGATGATCGCCGGCGGCATCGCGATCATCGTGTTCGGATTCGGCGTTCACGACACCGATGCCGGAATCAGCCACCTCTGGTCGGACGGCGGGTTCTTCGCGACGGGCTTCGGCGGATTCGTCGCGTGTTTCGCGATCGTCATGTTCGCGTTCGGTGGCACCGAGATCATCGGTATCACCGCGGGCGAAGCCGAGGATCCGGCGCAGACCATCAGGAAAGCCGTCAACACGGTCCCGGTGCGCATCATTCTCTTCTACATCTGCACCCTCGCCGTCATCATGGCGATCATTCCGTGGCAGACCATCAACTCCGACAACAGCCCGTTCGTCCAGATCTTCGAGAACCTCGGATTGGGAACGGCCGCATCGATCCTCAACATCGTCGTCATCACCGCAGCCCTGTCAGCCATCAACAGCGACGTTTTCGGTGCGGGTCGCATGATGTTCGGAATGTCGCATGCCGGCCAGGCCCCGCAGGTGATGAAGAGAGTCTCCGCCAACGGTGTTCCGTGGATGACCGTTGTCATCATGACCGTTGCCCTGTTGGTGGGAGTAGTGCTCAACTACCTGATCCCGGACCAGGTGTTCCTCGTCATCGCCTCGCTGGCGACCTTCGCCACCATTTTCGTCTGGATCATGATCCTGCTCTCGCAGTTCCGTTCCCGCGCTCAGATGAGTGCAGACGAAACAGCGGCACTGAAGTTTCCAGTGCCGCTGTGGCCGTACGGTCAGATCTTCGCGATCGTGTTCCTGGCTTTTGTCATCATGTTGCTCGGCGTCATCGCCGATACCCGAGTTGCGCTGCTCGTCGGCGCCGGATGGCTGGTTCTGCTGACGGGCGCGTACTACAAGTGGGTGAAACCGGCTGTCAGCGCAGCGGATCGAAGTGACTCATGACGGTCGGCGTCTGAGCACCGGTCATCGAGTCGGCCACCATCTTTCCCGTCAACGGACCCAGAGCGATTCCCCACATCCCGTGACCACCGGCGACGTGCACGCGCGGCGAGCGCGTGGCTCCGATCAACGGCAAGCCGTCGGTAGTGCACGGTCGTGATCCCACCCATTCCTCTTCCCGCGCAGTCCAGTCGATGCCGCTGAGCATCGGCTTGGCCGCATCGATGATCGCCTGCACGCGGCGCGGATCCAGCGGCGCGTCAGGGCTGCGGAATTCCATCATTCCGGCCACTCGGAAGCGATCGTGCAACGGAGTGCATGCGACGCGCTGGGTGGGGAAATACACAGGGTTCTTGGGGAGGTGCTCAGGCTTGACACTGAAGCTGTATCCGCGTCCGGCCTGCACCAGTTTGCGCACACCGAACGGTGCAGCGAGCTTGTTCAAGCGGGCACCGCTCGAGATGACCACGGCGTCGCCGTCGCGTGAATCACCGTGTGCACTGCGAACAGTGACTCCGCCGACCCGATCGTCGATCTGCGTGACGTCGAAACCGCTGACGATTTCTCCACCGCGTTCACGAACCGCGTCCGCCAACGAGTTCACGAACAACGGGGGATCGATGAAACGCTGATTGCGCAGGCGCAAACCGGCTTTCACACCCTGGCCGAGTGAAGGCTCGAGCGAATGAATCGCGTCGTAGTCGAGGAGGTCGAAGTCGACTTCTCCGCCGGCAGCTTCGACGTGGTGGAACTCGTCCACCAAGGTCTGTCGGTCCTTCTCGGACGCAAACGCGGCGAGGAAAGGATCGGCCAGGCGCGTCAGCTCTTTGACGCCACCGTCGGCGAGTTCGTCGTACGCGCCCAAGGCTGTTCGGTTGACCTCGGTGTAGACCGACATCGCTTCCTGCCACTTCGACGGCGTGCAGTGGCGCGCGAACCCGACCAGGAACCGAATCAGCTTCAGATCGGTGGTCAGTGGCACGTACACCGGGGACGACGGGCTGAGCATCGCGCGCAAGCCGTATTGGAGCACTGCGGGTTCGGGCAGCGGAAGCGTCAATGCGGGGGCAAGCCAACCGGCGTTGCCCCAGCTCGCGTCGGCTGCGACGCCGTCGCGATCGACGACGGTGACCTCGACTCCACGTTCCTGCAAGAACCAGGCCGTCGACAATCCGACAACACCCGCACCGACCACGACCACACGATCGGGGCTCTGACGAGTTCCCATGACGCACTCCTTCTACAGACTCTGCTCGAACCGAGACGCCGGTCACATCCGGCTCTTCTCTCAAGCATGAATCGCGGGGGCGGCAAAAGGACTGGCCGTTCGGCCATCGTCGGAGCTACCTCGTTGTGGATTCGCACAACGCACCGCCGCGCCTGCTCAGCGACCGAGTTTGAACTGCAGCATCAGAATCAAGCGGGTGTCGGCGTCGGTCAGGTCGACGCCGCACATCTCCTTGCCTCGACGCAGGCGGTTGCGGAGCGTGTTGGGGTGAACATGCAGTGCGGCAGAAGAATTCGCCACGTCACCGCCGTGCTCGAGAAAGGCCTTTGCCGTCGCGACCAGATCGCTGCCGTGCTGAGAGTCGTGACGTTCGAGGCTTCCGAGTGGTGTGGAGTCGCCGAGTCCGTCGATGATGTCGGCGACGTGCAGGGCGAGAACGGAGGCCAACGTGTCCCTCATTCCCGCGACGGTTCCGCCGGACCGGCCATGACGAAGCGCTCCGAGAACATGGTCGGTGTCCGAGCGCGAAAGATGTGATTCGCTTGCAGACTTCACTGTCCGACCGACGGCCACTGCCAGGAATTCGCGGCCACGGGCGCGGGTGAGGAAGTCGGCGGACAATCGGCGAGCGTTGGTCTCGTCGGTCGCGATGACAAGGTAGATGGTCTCGGACAGTTGAGCGGCAACGGCGTCGACGGCCAGAGTGTCGAGGTACAAGCTCAAGGACGCGACCAACCCCGCCGGCAGTGGTCCCGCAACGGTTCCGACGGCGACGACGGTGAGCGGGCCTGCCAACCGCAAGTCGTCTGCGGCGCGGAATGCGGGTTCGCCACCGCCGATCAGAGCTTGGACGCGCTGGGATTGGCGACGGCGTGTGCTGTCGACCCGGTCACGCTCCGAGGCGATTCTCTCGGCCACGACAGATACCGCGGATCGAAGTATCGATTCCTGTGTGGGCGTCGGTGTTCCGGCGAGTGCGACCCAGATCGAGCCGACGGGGTGATCGTTCTCGCGAACTGCGATGACCAGGCGCGGCGTGATCGCAGGGTCTTCGAGATCAACGTAGATTGGGTCGCTCTCTCGGTGGAGACGATCGAATACTCCTGCATCGGAGAGTAATTGGCGGAATCGGCTGGGTACCTGCCGGCCGAGGATCGTGCCGATGCGGGCTTCGTCCACGGCCTGCTCGCCGCCGGAGTACGCGAGGACAGTCGAGTTCTCGTCCTCGATCGTGACGGGAGCGCCGAGCAATTCGGCCAGAGAACCGGCAACGGAGAATAGGTCGTCGTCGCGCAGGTCCATGGGTGGGAGCCTACTGAGCGATCGACGGATTTCGGGTTCCGACGCCTCGGCAGGACCTCGATGGCGAATATAGGCTGGTGCAATGGCCGACATCGAAGGTGTTCTGTTCGATATCGACGGAGTCCTGCTCACGTCCTGGCAGCCGATCGAGGGAGCAGGGGAAGCAGTACGCGAAGTTCGGCGGCGCGGATTGGCCTGTGGGTTTCTGACCAACACAACCTCGCGCAGTTCGACGCTCATCGCGCAGGGGTTGTGCGACGCCGGTATCGAGGTCGAGGCGAGCCAGATAGTTACTGCCGCCAGGCTCACGGGGGAGTACGTGCGGGCGACGTATCCGGACGCGCGGGCGTGGGTCCTCAATCACGGTGACGTGTCTGCCGATCTCGAGGGAATCGAATTCGACGACGCCGATCCTGAGGTCGTGATTCTCGGCGGTGCCGGCCCGGAGTTCACTCACGAGGCGCTGAGCCGAGTGCTCGAACTCCTGCTCGCCGGTGTGCCCGTCGTCGCGATGCACCGCGGGATGATGTGGGAGACCGTAGACGGCCTTCGGATCGACACCGGAACGTACTTGCCGGGCTTCGAGGAAGTGGCAGGTGTAAATATCGCCGCAGTGGGTAAACCGTCTCTCACGGGGTTCCTGACAGCCACGGAGCTGATGCATGTCGAACCTGAGGCGACTGTGATGGTCGGCGACGACCTGATCGGGGACGTCCTCTCCTCACAACGAGTCGGCTTGACCGGAGTTCTGGTGCGCACAGGCAAGTTTCGGCAAACAGTGCTCGATCTGTCGGTTCAGAAGCCTGATCATGTCATCGATTCGGTCGCGGATCTTCCGGCCCTTCTCGGGGTCGTCCTCGAGGCTTGACCAGGCGGGGGTGACGGACTTCACTCGAGCGGGTACTCTCGCGCCCGAATCCAATGAACTTGTTCCACGAAGGAGTTTTCTATGCCCTTGATCTCGTCAGTCTGGTTCCGTCGCTCATCCTCTCGAGTCAGCGGAATTTCCAGTAGTCGGTTGGGGGGCCGCCTGGCGAGAACAGGGGCTGTGATGACTGTAGGTATGGGGCTCGCCGCCGGGCTGGCGCTGACCGGTGCGGGAGCTGCTTCGGCAGCCCCCGTCACGTGTGTCTCGCCGCCGTCGGCCAATGACATCCAGGTCTCCGAGACCGCGAGCTGCGGCGCGCAGTCCGTCGGAGCCGGCCGTTCGCAGGCCGGTGCTGCCGAGAGCGGTACCGCTGTGAGCGTCGCCGCCGACAACGGCTACTCCAATTCATATGCAAACGGCTTCGGAACCGCGCTGGGGGCTTCTCGCGGTAACGGTCAGGCGCAGGCATTTGCGCTCGGCGGCGGTATCGCGCGGGCCGGGGCGGCTGACGGCAACGTCACCTTCGCCATCGCTGGTTACGGAGCGGGCGCTACGGCCGATGCCAACGGCGTCGACTGCGTCGGAGTGCTCTCGTTTGCGGTCAATTTGAGTAACGGACAGTTCTGCATCGCGGGCTGAGGCTCAACCTTGCACTCGGCACGCTCGAGTGCTAAAAATGCAGTTGGCACTCGCGAACCGTGAGTGCCAGGTCGAGGCAGTGAGACCGGGAACCATAGACACCCCCGGTCGTCCGTCGCGGGCACTGACTAGACCACAGGCGTAGATGGGTGACCAGGCAAATCGGTCGCCCGTGTAATGAGGTGACTGGTCAAACGGTCGCCTTGTGCCGATGAGGTGACCCGACGAGCGGTCACCTTGTGTGTCACCCCCTATCCGGAGGATCACTTCGCAATGGCAAAGATCATCGCGTTCGACGAAGAGGCACGTCGTGGCCTCGAGCGAGGCCTCAACGCCCTCGCCGACGCTGTCAAGGTGACGTTGGGCCCCAAGGGTCGCAACGTCGTTCTCGAAAAGAAGTGGGGCGCCCCCACGATCACCAACGATGGTGTTTCCATCGCCAAGGAGATCGAACTCGACGACCCGTACGAGAAGATCGGCGCCGAGCTCGTCAAGGAGGTCGCCAAGAAGACTGACGACGTCGCTGGCGACGGCACCACCACCGCTACCGTTCTCGCACAGGCTCTGGTCCGTGAAGGCCTGCGCAACGTCGCAGCCGGCGCGAACCCGCTCGGCCTCAAGCGCGGCATCGAGAAGGCTGTCGAGGCTGTCACAGCTCGCCTGCTCGAGACCGCCAAGGAGATCGACACCAAGGAGCAGATCGCTGCTACCGCCGGTATTTCCGCCGGCGACCCGTCCATCGGTGAGCTCATCGCCGAGGCTATGGACAAGGTCGGCAAGGAAGGCGTCATCACGGTCGAGGAGTCCAACACCTTCGGCCTGCAGCTCGAGCTCACCGAGGGCATGCGCTTCGACAAGGGCTACATCTCGGCGTACTTCGCCACCGATGCAGAGCGTCAGGAAGCCGTCCTCGAAGACGCGTACATCCTGCTCGTCAGCTCCAAGATCTCCACGGTCAAGGACCTGCTGCCCCTGCTGGAGAAGGTCATCCAGTCCGGCAAGCCGCTCCTGATCATCGCCGAGGACGTCGAGGGCGAAGCTCTCTCCACCCTCGTGGTCAACAAGATCCGTGGCACCTTCAAGTCTGTTGCCGTCAAGGCTCCCGGCTTCGGTGACCGTCGTAAGGCTCAGCTCGCCGACATCGCCATCCTCACCGGTGGCGAGGTCATCAGCGAAGAGGTCGGACTCTCCTTGGAGACCGCAGGCCTAGAGCTCCTCGGCCAGGCACGCAAGGTCGTCATCACCAAGGACGAGACCACCATCGTCGAGGGTGCCGGCGACGCCGACGCAATCGCCGGTCGTGTCAGCCAGATCCGCGCCGAGATCGAGAACAGCGACTCGGATTACGACCGTGAGAAGCTGCAGGAACGTCTGGCCAAGCTGGCCGGCGGCGTTGCAGTCATCAAGGCCGGCGCTGCTACCGAGGTCGAGCTCAAGGAGCGCAAGCACCGCATCGAAGATGCAGTGCGTAACGCAAAGGCAGCCGTCGAAGAGGGCATCGTCGCCGGTGGTGGCGTTGCACTTCTCCAGGCAGCTCCCGCACTGGACGACCTCAAGCTCGAAGGTGACGAGGCAACCGGCGCGAACATCGTTCGCGTTGCACTGTCCGCTCCGCTCAAGCAGATCGCATTCAACGCAGGCCTCGAGCCCGGCGTTGTTGCGGACAAGGTCTCCAACCTGCCCGCAGGTCACGGCCTCAACGCTGCGACCAACGAGTACGGCGACCTGCTCGCTGCAGGCATCAACGACCCGGTCAAGGTCACCCGCTCGGCACTGCAGAACGCAGCGTCCAT encodes:
- a CDS encoding AAA family ATPase, whose translation is MTSPELALTVRLNTSAADLRRGVVRLHPEALAALGIREWDAIALMGARGTATVAGRAPTGTPAGTILLDDVTMSNVGLTENSSVVVGPVTVYGARSVSVTGSSMATNSISSTVLRQALLGKVVSVGDTVSLLPRDLGPGTSTSEATQALSRTFGVAWTSELLTVTAVEPAGGPVSVQPNSAVNWGSGSAGTLTPSALVSSPAAVAIEPAPSVPLDHLVGAQAQAAKLTEWLGLALDEPELLRTLGASPHLGVLITGPAGVGKATLARSVLSSRKLVELDGPGVGATEANTRLQRIVDAVAAVRGGGVLLISDIDALLPATAEPVSALILEQLRSAVATPGVAFVATSAHPETVDARLRGQDLCDRELALTLPDGATRKALLELLLRRVPTGTLELDAIASRAPGFVVADLAALCREAALRAATRASKSGDSPEITQEDLVGALEVIRPLSRSSTEELSIGSVTLDDVGDMVETKQALTEAVLWPLQHPDSFARLGVDPPRGVLLYGPPGCGKTYLVRALASSGHLSVHAVKGAELMDKWVGASEKAVRELFQRARDSAPSLIFLDEIDALAPRRGQSSDSGVSDRVVAALLTELDGVEPLRDVVVLGATNRPDLIDPALLRPGRLERLVFVPPPDAEARKAILRASGKSVPLAEDVDLDILAVDLEGYSAADCSALLREAALAAMRRSMDAADVTAADVATAREKVRPSLDSEQVAHLQAYADNR
- a CDS encoding CDP-alcohol phosphatidyltransferase family protein; translated protein: MPKRTQAVRLLPSVITILALCAGLSAVKFALDGQPGTSLAMIGAAAVLDSLDGRIARLLDATSKIGAELDSLADSISFGVAPALVLYVTLLDGTSIGWIIALIYAVSIVLRLARFNTLLDDDDVPAYAREYFVGVPAPAGALIALTPLAATAQWGDGWWSSHFVVIVWTLFSAALIVSRIPTLAMKSVSVPPHMAAGLLVLVTLAAAALITYPYILLIVLIAIYLVHIPFAVHSKRWVAARPETWDIKPSERRAIRRQPNVGGRRSAARLGLRRPR
- a CDS encoding phosphatidylserine decarboxylase, yielding MARRPTPPGTPQPTGIGHIVDLVRHAIPPLHPAGLPFVLAPLGVAALGRNRKWVRRAGLTTAAACATFFRHPHRVPPNRIGVVVAPADGEVALVDNAVPPAELNLGSEPRPRVSIFLSVLDVHVQRSPVGGTVKEVVHQAGKFLSADLADASEVNERNSMLIETADGHDVAVVQIAGLLARRIVCYAGVGDVLPIGDTYGLIRFGSRVDTYFPAGTTLVVEPGQRTIGAETVIAQLP
- a CDS encoding MerR family DNA-binding transcriptional regulator; its protein translation is MTTSSALLTIGEMSRASALPISALRFYDKEGVLVPHSVDPHTGYRWYTDDQLRDARVIAGMRRVGVPIRDMMAVLTGPEPHSCLDAHLRNLEDGLADARAELGRIHRLIDALPISGGVDIDSWDLRRALDAVLFAVNEESEFPILRGVHLDIHDGVAAFVTTDQYRLAVAEVTVHSALTVSAVVPVTFARLLRDVAGVVTLTFSARTVTASYPGGEVSSPLIEDGEFPDHRILREHHNAVELSGDHLAALLNGTEDSAVVSVGEDGGARVDPGGTDPREKFRVLVDRQRLRDAAAAQPGRQLVIRVSGATLPLAIRTGDCVGYYSYLMPLQPVGEKAFT
- a CDS encoding SRPBCC family protein, with the protein product MSNTLEASIDIDASPQDVWAIVADLQRMGEWSPQCKVMKVIGGTVREGAKTINVNRKGLLVWPTSSKVVRFEPNKSVAFRIAENRTIWSYELEPTATGTKVTERREAPTGTSKVSQFLVKTVLGGNADFEVELVEGMNATLKRVKSEAEAAARTSA
- a CDS encoding amino acid permease; translation: MNSDAATQDGLKRGLTARHIRFIALGSAIGTGLFYGSAEAIKRAGPSVLLAYLIGGIAVYLVLRALGEMAVRNPVSGSFSEYANKHLGPLAGFMTGWTYTFEMVIVCLADVTAFGLYMQFWFPDVPRWIWVLAVVFFIGAINLLSVKVFGELEFWFTLVKITAIIAMIAGGIAIIVFGFGVHDTDAGISHLWSDGGFFATGFGGFVACFAIVMFAFGGTEIIGITAGEAEDPAQTIRKAVNTVPVRIILFYICTLAVIMAIIPWQTINSDNSPFVQIFENLGLGTAASILNIVVITAALSAINSDVFGAGRMMFGMSHAGQAPQVMKRVSANGVPWMTVVIMTVALLVGVVLNYLIPDQVFLVIASLATFATIFVWIMILLSQFRSRAQMSADETAALKFPVPLWPYGQIFAIVFLAFVIMLLGVIADTRVALLVGAGWLVLLTGAYYKWVKPAVSAADRSDS